From Streptomyces yatensis, one genomic window encodes:
- a CDS encoding ABC transporter permease, translating to MTTTTEAPPTATVAVRGGDRSRLLRRPVLSMGLGLVVVLVLAGVLAPLLAPASPTQQGPLALADPSSAHPLGTDEYGRDLFSRVLYGLRQDVFATVIAVPIGALTGILIGLASGLARWLDTVVQRAFDVMLSFTALVAGVTVAMLIGSGRTAVMVTIALVNVPLFGRLIRSSVVSEWQRDYVVAAAAIGSGRVRILLRHILPNGLDPLIVQFALSMSTAVFIEGGMSYVGIGIPPPAPSLGSLLQGSMNFLAQNPWYAIGPMAAVTLLVLGFQLVADGLTASLLRR from the coding sequence ATGACCACCACCACCGAGGCACCGCCGACGGCCACCGTCGCCGTCCGTGGCGGAGACCGGTCGCGCCTGCTGCGCCGCCCGGTGCTGAGCATGGGGCTCGGACTCGTCGTCGTGCTCGTCCTGGCCGGTGTGCTGGCCCCGCTGCTGGCACCCGCCTCGCCGACCCAACAAGGGCCGCTCGCCCTCGCCGATCCGTCGTCCGCCCACCCGCTCGGCACCGACGAATACGGCCGCGACCTGTTCTCCCGGGTGCTGTACGGGCTGCGCCAGGACGTGTTCGCCACCGTGATAGCCGTCCCGATCGGTGCCCTCACCGGGATCCTCATCGGCCTCGCGAGCGGACTGGCCCGGTGGCTCGACACCGTCGTCCAGCGGGCGTTCGACGTCATGCTGTCGTTCACCGCGCTCGTCGCGGGCGTCACGGTCGCCATGCTCATCGGCTCCGGACGCACCGCCGTCATGGTGACCATCGCCCTGGTCAATGTGCCGCTGTTCGGCCGGCTCATCCGGTCCTCGGTCGTCAGCGAGTGGCAGCGCGATTATGTCGTGGCGGCCGCGGCCATCGGCTCGGGCCGGGTGCGGATCCTGCTGCGCCACATCCTGCCCAACGGCCTCGACCCGCTGATCGTCCAGTTCGCCCTGTCGATGTCGACCGCCGTCTTCATCGAGGGCGGCATGAGTTACGTCGGGATCGGCATTCCCCCGCCGGCCCCCTCCTTGGGGTCGCTGCTGCAGGGAAGCATGAACTTCCTCGCACAGAACCCCTGGTACGCCATCGGCCCGATGGCCGCCGTCACCCTTCTCGTACTGGGATTCCAGCTCGTGGCCGACGGTCTCACCGCGAGCCTGCTGCGCCGCTGA
- a CDS encoding ABC transporter permease, translating into MLRYALRRVPSALLVLAIASVVVFGVLHLAPGDPAVLAAGPDASARTVAVVRHQLGLDASLPRQYLSWLGGVLTGDLGDSYVRGVPVATLIGNGLGNTLELTLGAIVLAVLLGGPAGLVLGVAKGRLIRGATAAATALAFAIPPYVSGVLLVMVFAITHRILPAGGHISLTADPELGVQYLIMPALALALPAAAVLARFLSTSIRRVFDEDYIRIGTAKGLRRRRIVLCHALPNALPPVLTVLGIQIGQMLGGAIVVEAIFAWPGVGQLIIDSLKSSDYFVVQNLLLITVTVFVVLQTLTDLLHAAVDPRLRMERA; encoded by the coding sequence ATGCTCCGCTACGCCCTCCGGCGTGTCCCCTCGGCCCTGCTCGTACTGGCCATCGCGTCGGTCGTGGTCTTCGGCGTTCTCCACCTGGCGCCCGGCGACCCCGCCGTGCTCGCCGCGGGCCCGGACGCCTCCGCCAGGACCGTGGCCGTGGTCCGGCACCAGCTGGGACTGGACGCTTCGCTGCCCCGGCAGTATCTCTCCTGGCTCGGCGGGGTGCTGACGGGCGACCTCGGCGACTCCTATGTCCGCGGAGTGCCTGTCGCCACCCTGATCGGCAACGGCCTCGGCAACACGCTCGAACTCACCCTCGGCGCCATCGTCCTGGCGGTCCTGCTCGGCGGCCCGGCCGGTCTTGTGCTCGGCGTGGCCAAAGGCCGCCTCATCCGCGGCGCGACCGCCGCCGCGACGGCACTGGCCTTCGCGATACCGCCCTACGTCAGCGGAGTGCTCCTGGTGATGGTGTTCGCCATCACCCATCGCATCCTGCCCGCGGGCGGCCACATCTCCCTGACCGCGGACCCGGAGCTCGGTGTGCAGTACCTGATCATGCCCGCCCTCGCCCTGGCCCTGCCCGCCGCCGCCGTACTGGCCCGCTTCCTGTCGACTTCCATCCGGCGGGTCTTCGACGAGGACTACATCCGCATCGGCACGGCGAAAGGACTGCGACGGCGCCGGATCGTCCTGTGCCACGCCCTTCCGAACGCCCTGCCGCCGGTGCTCACCGTCCTCGGCATCCAGATCGGCCAGATGCTCGGCGGGGCGATCGTGGTGGAGGCCATCTTCGCCTGGCCGGGCGTGGGCCAGCTCATCATCGACTCTCTCAAGAGCAGCGACTACTTCGTCGTGCAGAATCTGCTGCTCATCACGGTCACGGTGTTCGTCGTCCTGCAGACCCTCACCGATCTGCTGCACGCGGCCGTCGATCCCCGGCTCAGGATGGAGCGAGCATGA
- a CDS encoding ABC transporter substrate-binding protein: MTGQRGQPARRTVLAAGLLLGTGPLNTACRSAVAEQQGSGGGPRHGGTLHMVQGTDILPAFLLSQINPNFSVSRTVFNTLTELDHRTLRPRPSLAKSWRVTDGGRTHVFQLRDDVRFHSGRPFGPDDVVFVLDHLTKDTTSSQVKSVAQQVTSAERTGDHEVTVGFGKAVSNVWDMFEMMVMIDRESVTDLASGREIIGTGPFTVESYKPGSSISLKRNRHYWKPGRPYLDGIEIAIAAQSSTAVASLRSGQTHLALDLSPLDAAGIRDRPGFRLVQSDAHDLTYYIGANVKVPPLDKVEVRQAVAWAVDRQRVLAQALGGIGRPSSLPWSPASAAWDPDRAAAYTLDPEKAKRLLRQAGAAGATVDLYYSNTLATNAAIAQIVQANLEDIGLTCRLRPKQDAEYQKLFVSGKIPGLFVNGHGFGQLTPSTLVKGAWPFNAQQNASNFRDPEYSRLAEEIWTGKGDALTAAYRDLNELLLREQFVIDLINSTHTYAIQASLQGLAWTMYDGIDLDNAYLA, encoded by the coding sequence GTGACCGGACAACGTGGTCAGCCAGCCCGCCGCACGGTCCTCGCCGCGGGACTCCTGCTCGGCACGGGCCCGTTGAACACCGCCTGCCGCAGTGCCGTCGCGGAACAGCAGGGGTCCGGGGGCGGGCCGCGCCACGGCGGCACCCTGCATATGGTCCAGGGCACGGACATCCTCCCCGCGTTCCTGCTGTCACAGATCAATCCGAACTTCTCGGTGAGCCGCACGGTCTTCAACACCTTGACCGAGCTGGACCACAGGACTCTGCGGCCCAGGCCGTCGCTCGCGAAGAGCTGGCGGGTGACGGACGGCGGACGGACCCATGTCTTCCAGCTCCGTGACGACGTGAGGTTCCACTCGGGCCGCCCCTTCGGACCGGACGACGTCGTGTTCGTCCTGGACCACCTGACCAAGGACACCACCTCCTCCCAGGTCAAGTCCGTGGCTCAGCAGGTCACCTCCGCCGAGCGGACCGGCGATCACGAAGTCACCGTGGGCTTCGGCAAGGCCGTCAGCAATGTGTGGGACATGTTCGAGATGATGGTCATGATCGACCGGGAGTCGGTGACCGATCTCGCCTCGGGACGGGAGATCATCGGCACCGGGCCGTTCACCGTCGAGTCCTACAAGCCGGGCTCGTCGATCTCGCTGAAACGCAACCGCCACTACTGGAAACCCGGCCGTCCCTACCTCGACGGCATAGAGATCGCGATCGCCGCGCAGTCGTCCACCGCCGTGGCCTCCCTGCGCTCCGGCCAGACACATCTGGCCCTCGACCTCTCGCCGCTCGACGCCGCCGGCATCCGCGACCGGCCGGGGTTCCGCCTGGTGCAGTCGGATGCCCACGATCTCACCTATTACATCGGGGCCAACGTCAAGGTGCCCCCGCTGGACAAGGTCGAGGTGCGGCAGGCAGTGGCCTGGGCGGTGGACCGGCAGCGGGTGCTCGCCCAGGCCCTGGGCGGGATCGGCCGACCGAGCAGCCTGCCGTGGTCACCGGCCTCGGCCGCCTGGGACCCCGATCGGGCAGCGGCCTACACCCTCGACCCGGAGAAGGCGAAACGTCTGCTGCGACAGGCCGGCGCGGCCGGCGCCACGGTCGACCTGTACTACAGCAACACGCTGGCGACCAACGCCGCGATCGCCCAGATCGTGCAGGCGAACCTCGAGGACATCGGCCTCACCTGCCGACTGCGACCCAAGCAGGACGCCGAGTACCAGAAGCTGTTCGTCAGCGGGAAGATCCCCGGCCTGTTCGTCAACGGCCACGGCTTCGGGCAACTGACGCCGTCGACCCTCGTCAAAGGCGCTTGGCCCTTCAATGCCCAGCAGAACGCCTCCAACTTCCGCGATCCCGAGTACAGCCGCCTGGCCGAAGAGATCTGGACCGGCAAGGGAGACGCGCTGACCGCCGCGTACCGCGACCTCAACGAGCTGCTCCTCAGGGAGCAGTTCGTCATCGACCTGATCAACAGCACCCATACCTATGCCATTCAGGCCTCGCTCCAGGGTCTGGCCTGGACCATGTACGACGGCATCGACCTCGACAATGCCTATCTGGCATGA